One Spirochaeta africana DSM 8902 genomic window carries:
- a CDS encoding alpha/beta fold hydrolase yields MNTTDRNEFYIPVENGRVHAYAWQVEQPRAVLLCVHGLAEHGRRYAELAGYLNRHRITVVAYDHRGHGDSRRPPDSPPGFVASRRGWQVLLQDLENVRTAVQGEHPGIPMYILGHSMGSFVTRCHLAHSGRHYQGAILSATGTDPGLKLRIGLLLARLTVLLRGASRPSRLLDHLTFGAFGSRFRPLQTRFDWLSRDPDEVERYLQDPLCGFVASSSLFYDLATGVKTANSAQVVSGVPTRLPLLFIAGDHDPVGNFGTGFHQVVQAYRRHGAEQVTELLYSEGRHEMLHEVNRQEVFADILEWVYSTL; encoded by the coding sequence ATGAACACAACCGACAGGAATGAGTTTTATATCCCGGTCGAAAACGGCCGGGTGCACGCCTATGCGTGGCAGGTTGAACAGCCACGGGCGGTGCTTCTGTGTGTGCACGGGTTGGCCGAACACGGACGCCGCTATGCCGAGCTTGCAGGGTATCTGAACCGGCATCGTATAACCGTGGTGGCATACGATCACCGGGGGCATGGCGACTCACGCCGACCGCCAGACAGCCCGCCAGGTTTCGTGGCATCCCGCCGTGGCTGGCAAGTTCTGCTGCAGGATCTGGAAAACGTCCGCACCGCGGTACAGGGCGAGCATCCGGGGATACCCATGTACATCCTCGGGCACAGCATGGGCTCATTCGTAACCCGCTGTCATCTGGCACACTCCGGCCGGCATTATCAGGGAGCGATCCTCTCAGCCACCGGTACAGACCCCGGGCTGAAGCTGCGCATCGGCCTGCTGCTGGCACGGCTCACTGTTTTGCTGCGCGGTGCCAGCCGCCCCTCACGGCTGCTGGATCACCTTACCTTCGGAGCCTTCGGCAGTCGCTTTCGCCCCCTGCAAACCAGATTCGACTGGCTCTCCCGGGACCCCGACGAGGTGGAGCGCTATCTGCAGGATCCCCTGTGCGGCTTCGTGGCCTCCTCCTCGCTGTTTTATGATCTGGCCACCGGGGTAAAGACGGCCAACAGTGCGCAGGTAGTATCCGGGGTTCCAACCCGACTGCCGCTGCTGTTTATCGCCGGCGATCACGACCCGGTAGGGAACTTTGGCACCGGCTTTCATCAGGTGGTACAGGCCTACCGCCGCCACGGCGCCGAACAGGTCACTGAACTGCTGTACAGCGAAGGGCGCCACGAGATGCTGCACGAGGTCAACCGACAGGAGGTGTTTGCCGATATCCTGGAATGGGTGTATAGTACCTTATAA
- a CDS encoding ferredoxin reductase family protein — protein sequence MAVHRLPPRRDWVGYATVLASVLVAYGLWIGYLALDDAFYDTWKLYPAKIGSHTSVLLMSWAILLATRLPPFEWLFNGLDKLYKAHRRIGVWAFLIVFLHPVFLAAAFTDAVPEFFAFFWFSDSVVRNTGVAALLGFIVLVVLSIAVRIAYHRWKRSHDFFGLLLMLVAAHLILAEGEIMAYRWLRTWHLGWIGAALLGYLYIRLLYRFFGPLYDYSVTRVETVGDSITEIYLKPGKRTMRHHPGQFLYVSFDSATIGSEPHPITIASEPAAAEIRLSVKALGDWTEKLSHLQPGERARIWGPYGRFSQTMLEHPYVPVILVGGGIGITPFLSIIRDQEFASREADSLMIYAVTDRSSAVYQDELHESARQLPHLETIIHYSEEQGYLDAAYLTEIAQRPLSEYYYMVCGPPALMESLRSDLKAAGVPRNHIRMEEFAV from the coding sequence ATGGCAGTGCACAGACTTCCACCACGCAGGGACTGGGTAGGCTACGCTACCGTGCTGGCCTCGGTGCTGGTCGCGTACGGATTATGGATAGGGTATCTTGCGCTTGATGATGCGTTTTATGACACCTGGAAGCTCTACCCGGCAAAGATTGGCAGTCACACCTCGGTGCTGCTGATGAGTTGGGCAATCCTGTTGGCTACCCGTTTGCCGCCATTCGAGTGGCTGTTTAACGGCCTGGACAAACTGTACAAGGCCCATCGGCGTATTGGGGTCTGGGCCTTTCTCATCGTCTTTTTGCATCCGGTGTTTCTGGCAGCCGCCTTTACCGATGCCGTTCCTGAGTTCTTTGCCTTTTTCTGGTTCTCCGACAGCGTAGTCCGTAATACCGGTGTTGCGGCCCTGCTGGGTTTCATCGTACTGGTAGTGCTTTCGATAGCGGTCAGGATTGCATACCATCGATGGAAGCGATCACACGATTTTTTCGGCCTGCTTTTGATGCTGGTAGCAGCACATTTGATACTTGCCGAAGGCGAGATTATGGCCTATCGATGGCTGCGCACCTGGCATCTTGGCTGGATCGGTGCGGCCCTGCTTGGGTATCTGTATATACGATTGCTGTATCGGTTTTTTGGCCCCCTCTACGATTACTCGGTTACCCGGGTGGAGACAGTCGGTGACAGCATCACCGAAATCTACCTCAAACCGGGAAAGCGCACTATGCGGCACCACCCCGGACAGTTTTTATACGTCTCGTTTGACTCTGCCACTATCGGATCCGAGCCTCATCCGATCACCATTGCCAGCGAACCCGCTGCTGCTGAAATACGGCTCTCGGTAAAGGCCCTGGGAGACTGGACAGAAAAACTATCCCATCTGCAGCCAGGTGAGCGGGCACGCATCTGGGGTCCCTACGGCCGTTTCAGCCAGACTATGCTTGAACACCCTTACGTACCGGTTATTCTTGTAGGTGGAGGCATCGGGATTACCCCGTTTCTCAGCATAATCCGTGACCAGGAGTTTGCCAGCAGGGAGGCAGACTCACTGATGATCTACGCCGTTACCGACCGAAGCTCAGCCGTCTACCAGGATGAACTCCATGAATCTGCCAGGCAGCTGCCGCATCTGGAAACCATAATCCACTACAGTGAGGAGCAGGGATACCTTGACGCCGCGTATCTCACGGAAATCGCCCAGCGCCCGCTTTCTGAGTACTACTATATGGTCTGCGGACCGCCGGCACTCATGGAATCGCTGCGTTCCGATCTGAAAGCAGCCGGGGTGCCGCGTAACCACATTCGCATGGAAGAGTTCGCGGTGTGA
- a CDS encoding DUF6915 family protein yields MKFEEHCQESIEMFGAPWPEVHKWLDEFAGQEPYGMRHRHLRHHEEGIAEAGRLFGKDAEAVARQHIISDLKLEGWTESDPFPKNSEHYRKIGLW; encoded by the coding sequence ATGAAGTTTGAAGAACACTGCCAGGAATCAATTGAGATGTTCGGAGCACCATGGCCAGAAGTCCACAAATGGTTAGATGAGTTTGCCGGACAGGAACCTTATGGCATGAGACATCGGCATTTACGACACCATGAAGAAGGCATTGCTGAAGCTGGCAGGTTGTTTGGCAAAGATGCGGAAGCAGTTGCACGGCAGCATATCATCAGTGATTTAAAACTGGAAGGATGGACAGAGAGTGATCCATTTCCAAAAAATAGTGAGCATTATCGGAAGATTGGATTGTGGTGA
- a CDS encoding IS256 family transposase, protein MAHENDYTLLEQIVKILSRDDENRFARVIEKVVNEAMILERSQALHAKPYERTEQRSGYANGFKDKTLTLASGKVMLKIPQVRGMEFYPSCIEKGIRSERALKLAIAEMYVKGVSTRKVSDIVEILCGSTVSSSQVSRLSKELDEEILIWKELPVGQIQYLLLDATYKSVRMGSRVVKQAVLVAIGVDYDGNRHVLDVEVACNETEVNWREILQQLVKRGLHGLAMIISDDHSGLRNAIEAVFPGLLWQRCQFHLQQNARAYVTRKDDLGEVADDIRRVFNAPDYENALRYLDGLVEKYRERQPRLAEWAEDNLREGLSVFHIPQQHRRKMRTTNLVERQMKEINRRTKVVGVFPNPESLLRLTAALLIEQSEQWQNEKRYLPAASERPASNEIYRKNVA, encoded by the coding sequence ATGGCCCACGAGAATGATTATACCCTGTTGGAGCAGATTGTCAAAATACTGTCCAGGGATGATGAGAATCGATTTGCAAGAGTTATTGAAAAGGTGGTAAATGAGGCAATGATCCTTGAACGCAGCCAGGCACTGCATGCCAAACCCTATGAGCGAACCGAACAGCGGTCGGGTTACGCCAACGGCTTCAAGGACAAGACTCTCACTCTGGCCAGTGGTAAGGTTATGCTCAAAATCCCACAGGTGCGCGGCATGGAGTTTTATCCCAGCTGCATTGAAAAGGGGATCCGTAGTGAGCGAGCCCTGAAGCTGGCTATTGCCGAGATGTACGTGAAGGGAGTCAGCACTCGTAAGGTATCCGATATCGTCGAGATACTCTGCGGATCGACCGTCAGTTCATCGCAGGTCAGCCGACTTTCCAAAGAGCTGGACGAAGAAATTCTGATCTGGAAAGAGCTACCTGTTGGCCAGATACAGTACTTGCTGCTGGATGCGACCTATAAATCGGTCAGAATGGGCTCCAGAGTAGTAAAGCAAGCCGTTCTGGTGGCAATCGGCGTTGATTATGACGGTAACCGGCATGTTCTGGACGTTGAGGTAGCCTGCAACGAGACAGAGGTGAACTGGCGAGAAATTCTGCAACAGCTGGTAAAACGAGGCCTTCATGGGTTGGCGATGATTATCAGTGACGACCATAGCGGATTACGTAATGCTATAGAGGCGGTCTTTCCCGGACTATTGTGGCAACGCTGCCAGTTTCATCTGCAACAGAACGCGCGTGCGTATGTAACGCGGAAGGACGACCTGGGTGAAGTGGCCGATGATATCCGCAGAGTATTCAATGCACCAGACTATGAAAATGCACTGCGCTATCTCGATGGGCTTGTTGAAAAATATCGGGAGCGTCAGCCCAGGCTGGCAGAATGGGCTGAAGATAATCTCCGCGAAGGCTTGAGTGTATTCCATATACCCCAGCAGCATCGGCGGAAAATGAGGACAACAAACCTGGTGGAGCGGCAGATGAAGGAGATCAACCGAAGAACAAAAGTGGTTGGGGTCTTTCCCAACCCGGAGAGTCTTTTGAGACTGACAGCTGCACTGCTCATAGAGCAGTCGGAGCAATGGCAGAACGAAAAGCGGTACCTCCCAGCGGCGTCTGAGCGGCCTGCTTCAAACGAAATTTACAGAAAGAATGTTGCTTAA
- a CDS encoding BspA family leucine-rich repeat surface protein yields the protein MKKNFSIIGVGVVVALLLVSGCGGIIDLEIDGLDLPFIMEVTTTEDNQTFELRNQTQPLTVDWGDGTIEEITSVNATHEYATAGVYDITIEAQELHIDQGTSSDGTPELITDVKQWGMVKWTSMFRMFSGATNLTAFSAIDTPDLSQVTDMSYMFQGASIFNGDIENWDVSNVSEMAGVFSRASSFNGDIGNWDTSNVTIMGEMFTDASSFDQDIGGWDTSNVIYMWHMFDTRGLGGAPIFNQDIGGWDVSNVQSMESMFRGNEHFNQDISGWDVSSVTSMSNMFTGASNFNQDIGNWNTENVTDMAVMFYKATSFNQDIGNWDTSSVTDMSWMFQDATNFNQDLSGWCVTNITSKPSNFDTDSGFEGQDHLQPQWGTCP from the coding sequence GTGAAAAAGAATTTTTCAATTATTGGGGTTGGTGTAGTGGTGGCTCTGCTCTTAGTATCAGGTTGTGGTGGCATAATTGATTTAGAAATTGATGGCCTGGATCTTCCGTTTATCATGGAAGTCACAACAACTGAAGACAACCAGACGTTTGAACTACGGAACCAGACTCAACCGTTGACTGTAGACTGGGGTGACGGAACCATTGAAGAAATAACTTCGGTAAACGCCACTCATGAATACGCCACAGCCGGAGTGTATGACATTACTATTGAGGCTCAAGAATTACATATTGATCAAGGTACTTCTTCTGACGGGACACCGGAGCTGATCACAGATGTAAAACAATGGGGAATGGTGAAATGGACTTCAATGTTTAGAATGTTTAGCGGAGCGACAAATCTTACTGCTTTTTCAGCAATCGATACTCCTGATTTAAGTCAAGTTACGGATATGAGTTATATGTTCCAAGGTGCTTCGATTTTCAACGGAGACATCGAAAATTGGGATGTTTCGAATGTTTCGGAGATGGCTGGTGTCTTCAGTAGGGCTTCAAGCTTCAACGGAGATATCGGGAATTGGGATACTTCGAATGTTACAATAATGGGCGAAATGTTCACGGACGCAAGTTCTTTTGATCAAGACATTGGTGGATGGGATACTTCGAATGTTATTTACATGTGGCATATGTTTGATACACGTGGATTAGGTGGCGCACCGATTTTTAATCAAGACATCGGTGGTTGGGATGTTTCAAATGTTCAATCTATGGAATCCATGTTTCGCGGCAACGAACATTTCAACCAAGACATCAGTGGATGGGATGTTTCAAGTGTTACAAGTATGAGTAATATGTTCACCGGTGCTTCAAATTTCAACCAAGACATCGGAAATTGGAATACCGAAAATGTTACGGATATGGCCGTTATGTTCTATAAAGCCACAAGTTTCAACCAAGACATCGGGAACTGGGATACCTCAAGTGTTACGGATATGAGTTGGATGTTCCAAGACGCTACTAATTTCAACCAAGACCTTTCCGGCTGGTGTGTTACGAATATAACAAGTAAGCCAAGCAATTTCGATACCGACTCAGGATTTGAAGGACAAGACCATCTTCAGCCACAGTGGGGAACCTGTCCATAA
- a CDS encoding BspA family leucine-rich repeat surface protein codes for MKKNFSIIGVGVVVALLLVSGCGGIIDLEIDGLDLPFIMEVTTTEDNQTFELRNQTQPLTVDWGDGTVEEITGINATHEYATAGIYNIAIDAEELHIDQNSSGNTPQLITDVKQWGTVKWTSMAGMFRRTTNLTAFSATDTPDLSQVTNMTRMFFDASNFNGDIGNWDTSNVTHMIQMFQNASSFNGDIGNWDTSNVTSMSYMFADASNLNQDIGGWDTSNVTNITYMFWGASSFNQDIGGWDVSNVTNMIRIFAGASNFNGDIGNWDTSNVTSMGSMFADASNFNGDIGNWDTSNVTHMLGMFQGASSFNQNIESWNTSNVTTMSYMFYGASSFDQDIGNWDTSNVTSMISMFRNASSFNQDLSGWCVTNITSKPGDFDLFSGFEGQDELQPQWGTCPD; via the coding sequence GTGAAAAAGAATTTTTCAATTATTGGGGTTGGTGTAGTGGTGGCTCTGCTCTTAGTATCAGGTTGTGGTGGCATAATTGATTTAGAAATTGATGGCCTGGATCTTCCGTTTATCATGGAAGTGACAACAACTGAAGACAACCAGACGTTTGAATTACGGAACCAGACTCAGCCGTTGACAGTAGACTGGGGCGACGGAACTGTTGAAGAAATCACAGGAATAAATGCAACACACGAATATGCTACAGCAGGAATTTATAATATTGCTATCGACGCTGAAGAGTTGCATATTGATCAAAATAGTTCAGGAAATACACCACAGTTGATCACAGATGTAAAGCAATGGGGCACAGTGAAATGGACTTCAATGGCAGGAATGTTTAGAAGAACGACAAATCTTACTGCTTTTTCAGCAACTGACACCCCTGATTTAAGTCAAGTTACAAATATGACCCGTATGTTCTTCGACGCTTCAAACTTTAACGGAGACATCGGAAATTGGGATACTTCAAATGTTACGCATATGATTCAGATGTTCCAAAATGCTTCAAGTTTCAACGGAGATATCGGAAACTGGGATACTTCAAATGTTACAAGTATGAGCTACATGTTCGCAGATGCTTCAAATTTAAACCAAGACATCGGTGGTTGGGATACTTCAAATGTTACGAATATCACCTATATGTTTTGGGGGGCCTCAAGTTTCAACCAAGACATCGGTGGTTGGGATGTTTCAAATGTTACGAATATGATCCGCATTTTCGCAGGTGCTTCAAACTTTAACGGAGATATTGGAAACTGGGATACTTCAAATGTTACAAGTATGGGCAGTATGTTCGCAGATGCTTCAAACTTTAACGGAGACATCGGAAACTGGGATACTTCAAATGTTACGCATATGCTCGGTATGTTCCAAGGTGCTTCAAGTTTCAACCAAAACATCGAAAGTTGGAACACCTCAAATGTTACAACTATGAGCTATATGTTCTACGGTGCTTCAAGTTTCGACCAAGATATTGGAAACTGGGATACTTCAAATGTTACGAGTATGATCAGTATGTTCAGAAATGCTTCAAGTTTCAACCAAGACCTTTCCGGTTGGTGTGTAACAAACATTACAAGTAAGCCGGGTGATTTTGACCTCTTCTCAGGATTTGAAGGACAAGACGAATTACAACCGCAGTGGGGAACATGTCCAGACTAA
- a CDS encoding IS256 family transposase codes for MGKIIEINEQEVKDHLGNFVRETVEETLNAMLEAEAEQLCNAQKHERSSERTGYRAGHYDRKLLTKAGEVNLQVPKLKKVTFETAIIERYKRREISVEEAMVEMYLAGVSVRRVEDITEALWGAKVSPGTISNLNKKIYEEIEKWRNLPLKQRYTYVYLDGIWMKRSWAGEVRNVSVLVAIGVNQDGFREIIGVAEGTKEDKDSWQRFLRYLKGRGLETVEMFISDKSLGLVEAIPEFFPDSRWQRCVVHFYRNVFSFVPQGKVKAVATMLKAIHAQENLEEAVRKKDQIAKKLIEMKLSKAAEIVREGALETFSYYYFPVEHWKRIRTNNGLERIMREIRRRTRVIGSFPDGESALMLVAARLRHISNSTWSERKYLNMDLMIEYDHDHQAS; via the coding sequence ATGGGTAAGATTATCGAGATAAACGAGCAGGAAGTCAAAGACCATTTGGGTAATTTTGTCAGGGAGACGGTGGAGGAAACCTTGAACGCTATGCTGGAGGCAGAAGCAGAACAGCTGTGTAATGCGCAAAAACATGAGCGCAGCTCTGAGCGAACGGGGTATCGTGCCGGACATTATGATAGGAAACTGCTAACGAAAGCAGGCGAAGTGAATCTGCAGGTTCCCAAGCTGAAGAAGGTGACGTTTGAAACTGCCATTATTGAACGGTATAAGCGACGCGAGATCTCTGTTGAGGAGGCAATGGTAGAGATGTACTTGGCTGGCGTTTCTGTCAGACGTGTCGAGGATATCACCGAAGCCCTTTGGGGTGCCAAGGTCTCACCAGGAACTATCAGCAACCTCAATAAGAAAATCTACGAAGAAATTGAAAAATGGCGCAACCTGCCGTTGAAGCAGCGCTACACCTATGTCTACCTTGATGGCATCTGGATGAAACGATCCTGGGCTGGTGAAGTACGCAATGTATCCGTTCTGGTAGCCATAGGCGTTAATCAGGATGGTTTCAGGGAGATAATCGGGGTTGCCGAAGGCACCAAGGAAGACAAAGACAGCTGGCAGCGATTTCTCCGCTATTTGAAAGGCCGGGGACTGGAAACAGTGGAGATGTTTATCTCTGACAAGTCTCTGGGATTGGTAGAAGCGATACCAGAGTTTTTTCCTGATTCCCGGTGGCAGCGGTGCGTAGTGCATTTTTACCGCAATGTATTCAGCTTTGTTCCGCAGGGAAAAGTCAAAGCTGTTGCAACCATGTTGAAGGCCATTCATGCCCAGGAAAACCTGGAAGAGGCAGTCCGAAAGAAAGACCAGATTGCGAAGAAACTGATTGAAATGAAATTGTCCAAAGCAGCGGAGATCGTTCGAGAAGGTGCATTAGAAACCTTCTCGTATTATTATTTCCCGGTCGAACACTGGAAACGGATCAGGACCAATAACGGGCTTGAAAGAATCATGCGAGAAATCAGAAGGAGGACACGTGTAATCGGTTCGTTCCCTGATGGTGAGTCAGCACTGATGCTGGTTGCAGCACGACTGCGCCACATCTCGAACTCAACATGGAGTGAACGGAAATATCTGAATATGGATCTGATGATCGAGTACGATCACGATCATCAGGCATCATAA